The Candidatus Sysuiplasma acidicola genome includes the window GTATCATCTTCATCCTGTTGATATCTTCCCTCACCGCGATGTCGATTTCAGTGCCGATGGCATGCCTGCTGTCGCCTGTTTCGAGTTCTCTTGGACGGTTGACCATCCAGTGCGGGAATTCCTTGGAAATGGAAGCTATTGCCTTCTCCAGCTCGGCATGTTTTGATTCCGGATAGGAGCCTATCTTGACCTTGGCGTCAAGATTGGTCATAACCGCGATTCTCTCAGCCACTCTCTTTCCCATGCCCTTTATCTTCATCAGAGCGACAACCGATTTCTTGTTACCATCGAGGTCGGTATTCGCAAGATGAACGATGAAATGGAAGTCTTTCTTTGAATCCTGTTCTGCTGACTGATCCGGCAACAGTAATCATTCCTCTGGTAATATTTGGCTAAATTGTCGCTGTATTTAACCTATTCGTTGAAATCTACAGGAGTGCCAGAAGTGCCCTCGCGGCTCCGTTGCATATCGATATCACGGGTCCGGGATACAGACCAATGGCAACCGTCGCCACTGCCGCTATCCACAACGACAGTTGCGCAAACCTGGTAATTGGAAACTTCGGAATAGGCTTGTCCGTATCACTGAACATTTCCTTTATCACACGTACATAATAAATCAGTGAAACAGCGCTGTTGAGCACGCCGGCAATCGCGAGCCAGATGAGCCACGAATATCCACGTATAATCGAGCCGCCGACCGCACTTGAAAACAACAGCAGCTTGCTGTCGAAACCGGCAAGAAGCGGTATGCCGAGCAGCGAAAGAAGATACAGCGTGAGCGACACGGACAGCAGACGGTTGTTGCGGAAAAGGCCCTTGAATTCATCTACTGTCGGACCGCTGATGTTTGTAGCAATGATGGCCACAACCATGAAGGCGCCGGCTGAAGCTATAGCATGTGTCAGTATCTGAAAGATACCGGACGACAGAGAGAACACCTGAAGATTGGAACCGTAGACGCCGCCGGCCCCGAATGCTGCTGCAAAAACCGGAAGCGCAATGAGCATGTATCCTGCCTGTCCTATGCTGGAGTACGCAAGCATGCGCTTCACACTCTTCTGCTGTAACGCAGCTATGTTGCCCACGGTCATCGTGAGTACGGCGAGTGCACCGAAAATAGGAGCCCATTCTGTCCTGAATGCTATAAGCGCAACGACGAACAATTTCAGAAGAGCTGCGAATCCAGCCTTCTTTGAGCCGGAAGACAGCAGACCCGAGACGGGCGTGGGAGAGCCCTCATAGACATCGGGTGCCCACATGTGGAAAGGAACGATTGCCACCTCGAAACCGAAACCCGCGATGATCAGTACGAGGGCGACCATCGCAGTGGGAAAAGATGGGCTGGAGGGCGTTATGCCCTGAAGAGAGGATGCAAGCGCCGAAATCTGCAGCGTGTGCGTCAGACCGTACAGAATGGATATGCCGTAGAGCGCGAGTCCCGCTGAAAGTGCACTGATGATATAGAATTTCATTGCCGCTTCTATGCCGGTCCTGTCCTTCTTTCTAAATGCAATGATGGATGAACTCGCCAGCGCCGTGAGCGCAATGCCCACGAACAGCGTAATCAGATCTGTCGACGCGGAAATGACCATCATGCCCACGACAGACAGCATCAGCAGGCTGTAGTATTCACCCTGGTTCCTGTCATCCTGAATGTATCTTACTGAAGGCAGAACAGAAATGAAGCCTACTGAGAGGAAAATAAGCTGAAAGACCGCCGCAAAATCATCCTCCACCATAACGTTCCCGAACGACTGCGGATTCGGTATCTGCCCCCCTATGATCAGGAAAAGGAGTCCGAAGGTTATCAGCATAGTAATCACCGAGAGCCAGCCGAGAACCCTGTTGGACACGTAGAATGAGAGCGCCGCTGCCAGTATTGAGCCGGCGATCATGACCACAAGCGGAGACATGCCTGATGCAAAAAACTGTATCATCGCAACGCACCTGCCATAGATGAATAATAATGAGCGGCCGCCATATTAATCGGGTTGAACATCAGCCAGGGAAGTATGCCGAACGCGATAATAACGAGTATCAGCACGAGCATCGGCACCCATTCATACCATTTGGCATCGTGTATGGTTGCGAAGTCGAGGCTTGTGGAATCGGCACCGAATATCGTGCGCTGCATCGACCACAGATAGTAGCCGGCCGTTATTACAACGGTCAGAATGGGTATTATCAGCAGAACGCCGAACGACAGGAAGGTGACATAAAATACGCTGAATTCCGCTGCGAAACCTACCATGCCTGGCATGCCGAGCGATGCGAGGAAACCGGCCATCATCATCGTGGCGAGCGTAGGCATCTTCCTCGCGAGCCCGCCCAGTTTCTTCATGTCCCTGGTTCCCGCGTGATGCTGGACAACACCGGCGGACATGAACAGGACCGCCGTTATCAGCCCGTGGGCAAACATCTGGAAATCCGCCACGGTGATGCCAAGGGCATTGATGCTTCCGGTTTTAGGATTCAGAGTGAATACTGCGGCGGCTATGGCCAGCAGAACGAGTCCCATATGACTGATCGAGGAGTTAGCTATCATCCTCTTCAGATCGCGCTGTGCCATGCTCACCCATGCGCCGTAGAGTATGCTGATCACGGCGAGCACCAGTATGACATACTCGAAGTATTTCGCGCCGTACGGAAGCGTGGGCACCGCAATCCTGATTATACCGTATGAGCCCATCTTCAGCAGCAGTGAAGCGAGCATGACGCTTCCGCCGGTCGGTGCGTCTGTATGCGCGTCCGGAAGCCATGTATGGAAGGGGAAGACAGGCATCTTTACAATGAAACCGAAGAAGAGTCCTAGAAAGACAATTTCCTGAAAGAGCACGGGGAACAGCGGCGAAACCTGCGCTATTTTTGTCATTGAAAACGTGAAGGGTTTTGCCGGGAAAAAGCTGTGATATTCGAAATACAGCGCGAAAAACGAAAGTAGCATTACAAGGCTCGAAGCATGGGTATAGATGAAGAACTTGGTTGCGCTGTATACCCGCCTCTGTGAACCCCATATCAGTATTATGAAGTACATAGGGACGAGAACGATTTCCCAGAAGATGTAGAAGATGAAGTAATTGGTCGTGGTGAAGACGCCGAGCACCCCCACCTCCACGAGCAGCAGCATGCCGAAATACTGGTTGCTCCTGTGTTCCACGTCCCAGGAGAAGATGACTACCAGGAAAGAAACGAGGGACGTCAGGAATACCATGGGCAGCGCTATTCCATCGACGCCAACGGCATAACTTATTGTGAAATACGATGTGCTTATCCATTTGTAGTGTTCGACGAACTGGTAGCCCGGATTGCTGTAGTTGAACGAGACGAGCATATATATGCCAAGCACCAGAGGAATGCCGCTGAACAGCGCCGCGGTGAGTCTGTTCCTGGACAGATTGGCGGGCATGAGGAGCAGCAGGGCGAAACCGATAAACGGCGAAAGCAGCATAAGCGAAACGAGCAGCATCTTCACGCCCCCATCATAGGCAGCAGGATCAGCAGAATAGCCAGCACGATGATACCTAACACGATCACGCCGGCATATTGCTGCACATAGCCTGTCTCCGATCTCCTGAGTTTTTCCGACGAGAAGACGAAGAACCTGCCGGTTCCGTTGACTATGCCGTCGATGACTTTGCTGTCGAAAAAGTCAAGCACCCTTGCAATGTTGTAACCAATCCATATTCCAAGCGCATCGTACATCTGCGGGAAGTAGTAACGTTCTGCGAGCACTCTGTAGATGCGCGATGTCACAGGGCCCGATACGGCTGCCTGACCAGACTTCTCTCTTCCCCAGACCGCATATGAGAGACCGATACCTCCGAAAGCAAGGAGCAATGAGAGGTATGTGGCCGGATCGCTTAGAAGGCCGAAGACGCCGTTGAACTGTGCGTACGGCGAAACCGCAGAGGGAACGACCGCCGGATAATGCACGGCCATCGCAAAGCCCGCGACGCCCAGCACTGCTGCACCCACAACAAGCGTGAGGACTGCGAGTATTATCAGCGGCACCGTCATTACGCGGGGTGATTCGTGCACATGAATCTCCGGCGGGTAGCGCGGCTTACCCGTGAACGTCATGAACCACAGCCTGAAGATGTACACGGCAGTGAGGAATGCGCCGGCGATGCCGAAGAGCCATATCACTATGAACAGGGATGAATAAGCGGTGCCTCCAAGCGCTGCCTCCAGCGCTGCGTCCTTGCTGAAAAAGCCGCTGAACGGTATTATGCCTGCCAGCGACAGGGAGCCGAATAGCATTGTCACAGATGTTATTTTCAGTTTTGAGCGCAGTCCGCCCATCTCCCTCATGTCCTGAGTTCCGCCGAGCGAGTGCATGACGCTTCCCGCGGCGAGGAACAGGAGTGCTTTGAATATCGCCTGATTCATCAGATGAAAAATACCGGCAGAGTACCCGAGAGAATATGAAACCGTGCCGACAGACTGCCTGGAAAGCACATACGCGCCGGCGCCCAGTGCCATGAACATGTATCCCAGCTGGCTTATCGTGGAGAAGGCGAGTACGCGCTTTATGTCGAATGTGCCGAGAGCCATCGTTGCGGCGAACAGGGCAGTGAACGCACCTATGAACGACACAAACAGTGCACTGATCGGCGCCTGACTGTAAAGCGGATACAGGCGGGCGACGAGATATACTCCGGCATTGACCATTGTCGCACCGTGTATCATGGCCGACACAGGCGTCGGGCCCTCCATTGCATCAACAAGCCAGTCATGCAGCGGGAACTGTGCGCTCTTTCCCATGGCGCCTCCGAACATCGCAAGCGTTGCGAGCGTCAGCAGGCCGGAACCCTTGAGAGCAGTCACGGAACCAGGCTGAAAGAGCGTCTGGTACATGAGCGTGTGATTGCCTATGTTGAGAAGCAGTATAATGCCGAAAAGAAGGAACATGTCGCCGAAGCGTGTCACGACGAACGCCTTCTTTGCCGCTTTTGCCGCAGACGGCTTCTCATACCAGAAACCTATGAGCAGATAGGAACCGAGGCCGACCAGCTCCCAGAAGATATACAGTTCGAACAGATTGTTCGCCATGATCAGGCCGAGCATGACACCGACAAACATCGATATGACGCCGAAATAGCGCTTTCTTCTCGCACCCTCTGCGTGCATATAACCGACGCTGTAAACCACAATGAGCAGGCTGACCGACGAGACCACAGCAATCATGACGACAGTGAGCCAGTCGACGTAAATGCCGAGCGTGACGGCTGCACCGGCAGAAAAGCTGAGGAAAGGAATCTGCTGTTGAAAAGGAACGGGCGATATGCCGCTGCCGCTGCTGAAGAATTCGACAGCGAGAATGAGCAGCGACAGTGCGGCCGACACGCCGACGCCGATTACGGCTATCCATTCGGACAGTCTCGGTCTGGACGAAGGCACAATGGAGATTAGCGCAAAGGCGATGATCGGTGACAGCGCGACCAGCGAAGAATATTGCAGCAGCGGATCCACGCTTACCACCTCAATGTTGCGACTTCGTTGACTTCCACCGTATCACTCGCCTTCCAGAGGACAAGCAGTATTGCCAGGCCGACAGCGATCTCCGCGGCGGCAATGGCTATGGAGATCAGCGCATAGACCTGACCGTCTGCAGCTGCTGCTGCAGTCGGCGCGGTACCGGAAAAAACGACGAAATTTATGTTCGCGGCATTGAGCATCAGCTCTATTGAAAGGAGGACCATTATCGCGTTCCTCCTGTAGAGCACTCCAAAAACACCGATGGCGAAGAGAGCAGCGGAGAACATGGTAACATAGAGGACGGGTATCATGTTCACTCCTCCTTGGCCAGATAGACTCCGCCGATCATGGACGCAACCAGCAGCAGCGCCAGTATGAGGAAGGTGATGCCGTACCCTCCGGGATTAAACATCTGTTTCGATAGTTCAGTGGTACCGGGAACCAGTGTTCCGACGCTTCCCCATTGAGGACCGACAAGAGTGATCGACATCGTCACAAACAGCAGAAACGATGCAATTACAGCAATGAGCTGATATCTTTCCATAACACATCACCTGCACTTCAGCCGAGCAGAATGCTCCTTCTCGTCAGCATGATCCCGAACAGTATCAGCACTACCACTGCACCGACGTAGATCAGTATCTGAATGATGCCCACATAGAACGCACCCATGAGGAAGTACAGCAGAGATATGCCTATGAGCACTCCTGCGAAGTAAAGCGCGCTGTGCACGATCTCCCTCGAAAGCACCATAGTAAGCGAAAGCAGCAGGGAAGCTGCCGCGACAATGATAAAAAACAGAATATCGAGCGTCAAACTTCCGCCTCCTGTTTCTGAACCTGCGCTGCGCCGCCGAGCTGCACGACCGGGTCACTTGCAGACGTGCTCCTGGGAAGCATCTCCAGCGCGTCGAATGGGCATGCTTCGACGCAAAGAGCGCAGCTCACGCATAATTCGTAATTGAACATGGGCAGCTTCTTTTCAGGACCGAGCGAACCGTTGGGTCTCTTCTTTGCCGTGCCAGGTATGCTTACCATGTCGATGACGTCATGAGGACATGCCCTGTCGCAGGCACCGCAGCCCGTGCAGTTGATCTCATACAATTCTGGATACGGGAACGGGCGCTGATCGGGTGCCTCCTCCGGCTTCAGTGCCCATTCGTGCGGCCTGAATATCTTGTCGTTGCGGTCGGTCGTTGCCGTCTCGTAGTTATTGGTCATATGCAGCGCGGTGGACGGACAGACCTCTACGCAGAGACCGCAGAACATGCACTGCGCCATGTCCAGTGCGGGCAT containing:
- a CDS encoding 30S ribosomal protein S13, whose translation is MPDQSAEQDSKKDFHFIVHLANTDLDGNKKSVVALMKIKGMGKRVAERIAVMTNLDAKVKIGSYPESKHAELEKAIASISKEFPHWMVNRPRELETGDSRHAIGTEIDIAVREDINRMKMIRCYKGIRHETGQKVRGQRTRANGRTGLTMGVTRIAGAPPAAGGEKAAAAEPAAAAATAPAAKTAPKAGAKPAGTPKPAAAPKTATKEKSS
- a CDS encoding NADH-quinone oxidoreductase subunit N; protein product: MIQFFASGMSPLVVMIAGSILAAALSFYVSNRVLGWLSVITMLITFGLLFLIIGGQIPNPQSFGNVMVEDDFAAVFQLIFLSVGFISVLPSVRYIQDDRNQGEYYSLLMLSVVGMMVISASTDLITLFVGIALTALASSSIIAFRKKDRTGIEAAMKFYIISALSAGLALYGISILYGLTHTLQISALASSLQGITPSSPSFPTAMVALVLIIAGFGFEVAIVPFHMWAPDVYEGSPTPVSGLLSSGSKKAGFAALLKLFVVALIAFRTEWAPIFGALAVLTMTVGNIAALQQKSVKRMLAYSSIGQAGYMLIALPVFAAAFGAGGVYGSNLQVFSLSSGIFQILTHAIASAGAFMVVAIIATNISGPTVDEFKGLFRNNRLLSVSLTLYLLSLLGIPLLAGFDSKLLLFSSAVGGSIIRGYSWLIWLAIAGVLNSAVSLIYYVRVIKEMFSDTDKPIPKFPITRFAQLSLWIAAVATVAIGLYPGPVISICNGAARALLALL
- a CDS encoding NuoM family protein translates to MLLVSLMLLSPFIGFALLLLMPANLSRNRLTAALFSGIPLVLGIYMLVSFNYSNPGYQFVEHYKWISTSYFTISYAVGVDGIALPMVFLTSLVSFLVVIFSWDVEHRSNQYFGMLLLVEVGVLGVFTTTNYFIFYIFWEIVLVPMYFIILIWGSQRRVYSATKFFIYTHASSLVMLLSFFALYFEYHSFFPAKPFTFSMTKIAQVSPLFPVLFQEIVFLGLFFGFIVKMPVFPFHTWLPDAHTDAPTGGSVMLASLLLKMGSYGIIRIAVPTLPYGAKYFEYVILVLAVISILYGAWVSMAQRDLKRMIANSSISHMGLVLLAIAAAVFTLNPKTGSINALGITVADFQMFAHGLITAVLFMSAGVVQHHAGTRDMKKLGGLARKMPTLATMMMAGFLASLGMPGMVGFAAEFSVFYVTFLSFGVLLIIPILTVVITAGYYLWSMQRTIFGADSTSLDFATIHDAKWYEWVPMLVLILVIIAFGILPWLMFNPINMAAAHYYSSMAGALR
- the nuoL gene encoding NADH-quinone oxidoreductase subunit L gives rise to the protein MDPLLQYSSLVALSPIIAFALISIVPSSRPRLSEWIAVIGVGVSAALSLLILAVEFFSSGSGISPVPFQQQIPFLSFSAGAAVTLGIYVDWLTVVMIAVVSSVSLLIVVYSVGYMHAEGARRKRYFGVISMFVGVMLGLIMANNLFELYIFWELVGLGSYLLIGFWYEKPSAAKAAKKAFVVTRFGDMFLLFGIILLLNIGNHTLMYQTLFQPGSVTALKGSGLLTLATLAMFGGAMGKSAQFPLHDWLVDAMEGPTPVSAMIHGATMVNAGVYLVARLYPLYSQAPISALFVSFIGAFTALFAATMALGTFDIKRVLAFSTISQLGYMFMALGAGAYVLSRQSVGTVSYSLGYSAGIFHLMNQAIFKALLFLAAGSVMHSLGGTQDMREMGGLRSKLKITSVTMLFGSLSLAGIIPFSGFFSKDAALEAALGGTAYSSLFIVIWLFGIAGAFLTAVYIFRLWFMTFTGKPRYPPEIHVHESPRVMTVPLIILAVLTLVVGAAVLGVAGFAMAVHYPAVVPSAVSPYAQFNGVFGLLSDPATYLSLLLAFGGIGLSYAVWGREKSGQAAVSGPVTSRIYRVLAERYYFPQMYDALGIWIGYNIARVLDFFDSKVIDGIVNGTGRFFVFSSEKLRRSETGYVQQYAGVIVLGIIVLAILLILLPMMGA
- the nuoK gene encoding NADH-quinone oxidoreductase subunit NuoK, translated to MIPVLYVTMFSAALFAIGVFGVLYRRNAIMVLLSIELMLNAANINFVVFSGTAPTAAAAADGQVYALISIAIAAAEIAVGLAILLVLWKASDTVEVNEVATLRW
- a CDS encoding NADH-quinone oxidoreductase subunit J, which translates into the protein MVLSREIVHSALYFAGVLIGISLLYFLMGAFYVGIIQILIYVGAVVVLILFGIMLTRRSILLG
- a CDS encoding 4Fe-4S binding protein; translated protein: MAQSSNRKRIGLMDYAFKPMWISLRTLLRTSLAGGKPNTILYPEEKMELADDFRGELGLVMERCVGCESCARVCPNKCLDMMLDETGAGVTKWMPALDMAQCMFCGLCVEVCPSTALHMTNNYETATTDRNDKIFRPHEWALKPEEAPDQRPFPYPELYEINCTGCGACDRACPHDVIDMVSIPGTAKKRPNGSLGPEKKLPMFNYELCVSCALCVEACPFDALEMLPRSTSASDPVVQLGGAAQVQKQEAEV